A window of the Citrus sinensis cultivar Valencia sweet orange chromosome 9, DVS_A1.0, whole genome shotgun sequence genome harbors these coding sequences:
- the LOC102616168 gene encoding GATA transcription factor 1 isoform X2, which yields MVQKTVLPFLKINSGRAFVEFNVQVSLFFLAVSHEECAEEELEWLSNFPTVETFVDISSNPNILKQQSPNSVLENSNSSSSTSTNGSTITNGNNNSNSIIMNCCGNLRVPVRARSKLRTRCRRELLNQEAWWGSVHGSVKAAKPVVSKVIIGRKCQHCGAEKTPQWRAGPMGPKTLCNACGVRFKSGRLVPEYRPANSPTFSSELHSNSHRKVVEMRRQKQMMGIELGVLGVKPVDKG from the exons ATGGTTCAAAAGACAGTTTTGCCCttcctaaaaataaattctggAAGGGCATTTGTGGAATTTAACGTTCAGGTGTCATTATTCTTCTTAGCTGTATCTCACGAG GAATGTGCAGAAGAAGAACTCGAATGGCTCTCGAACTTTCCGACAGTTGAAACATTCGTCGACATTTCCTCTAACCCCAACATCTTAAAGCAGCAAAGCCCAAATTCGGTTCTAGAAAACAGCAACAGCAGTTCAAGCACAAGCACTAATGGCAGCACTATCACCAATGGTAACAACAATAGCAACAGCATTATTATGAACTGCTGCGGGAACCTGCGCGTGCCGGTGCGTGCCCGGAGCAAGCTTCGCACGCGTTGCCGCCGCGAGCTTCTGAACCAGGAGGCTTGGTGGGGGAGTGTTCACGGGAGTGTGAAAGCTGCGAAACCGGTTGTTTCGAAAGTGATTATAGGGAGAAAATGTCAGCATTGTGGCGCTGAGAAGACCCCGCAATGGCGGGCTGGGCCAATGGGTCCAAAGACGCTTTGTAATGCTTGTGGGGTTCGGTTTAAGTCCGGCAGGCTGGTGCCAGAGTACCGGCCGGCAAACAGCCCGACGTTCTCGAGCGAGTTGCACTCGAACTCGCATAGAAAAGTGGTGGAGATGAGGAGACAGAAGCAAATGATGGGGATTGAGCTTGGGGTGCTGGGTGTCAAGCCTGTAGATAAAGGGTAG